One genomic window of Diospyros lotus cultivar Yz01 chromosome 8, ASM1463336v1, whole genome shotgun sequence includes the following:
- the LOC127808108 gene encoding kinesin-like protein KIN-14R isoform X2, which translates to MEIQLLVEFVSRKRQKYLVGQVGLVCKNCAAEIEVTPAQNKDIRKRSVAKYEKKILQLSTQCQVKTNECYEAWMSLTAANEELQKVRMEFDNKCFEYHCLDQAKAVETTKLRDVSSRYQHERMFWAATINELRRNIKNLKEGHSQLSREARQHADSIPELNKMATAVLALVAQCNDLKLKYNEEQVKRKQLYNQIQEAKGNIRVFCRCRPLNKEEASAGYATVVDFSASSDGEIGILTGHSTKKIYKFDRVYRQHDDQVDVFVDASPVVTSVLDGYNVCIFAYGQTGTGKTFTMEGTEQNRGVNYRTLEQLFKLAEERKETFTYKLSVSVLEIYNEQIRDLLSTSPTMKKLEIRQASEGFHRVPGIVEAKVRNIKEVWDVFQAGKNARAVGSNNVNEHSSRSHCVVCVTVGANNLINGEYIQSKLWLVDLAGSERLAKTEAQGDRLKEAQNINRSLSALGDVISALASKSHHIPYRNSKLTHLLQDSLGGDSKTLMLVQISPSEQDFGETVSSLNFASRVRGVELGPARKQIDMGEIQKMKLLLDKAKQESRSKDEVLRKLQEDFHNVEDKFKDKDQICRSQQQNLKELESQLESKTGLCKQMEKQLLQLSQGVQEKEDILWNLQQMVNELEDKLRERKHEDFKALRHKIVELEHKLAKRTQEFELETVVLQEKVVKLENKLRLQSGNTESQLFHEKVNEAWEIVPPLLSSEKLKASPNEHKNKTPSLPDQRLEKDSRSLGSLKSNNSLLNQGSVLLKRTDSLRELRRKHDLQSSRGIENSNFMSSSSASSIQKKLMVPSESTRQARHIDPSKALARAARTTKPFASSAPRLFPSKQGQGTAKEKKDDKSARAWMR; encoded by the exons ATGGAAATCCAGTTGTTAGTGGAATTTGTATCAAGGAAGCGCCAAAAATATTTG GTGGGGCAAGTTGGTCTTGTCTGTAAAAATTGTGCTGCTGAGATAGAAGTAACGCCGGCTCAG AATAAAGATATCAGAAAGAGATCAGTGGCAAAGTATGAAAAGAAGATACTGCAACTGAGCACCCAATGCCAGGTCAAGACAAATGAATGCTATGAGGCCTGGATGTCTCTGACCGCTGCAAATGAGGAGCTACAGAAGGTCAGAATGGAGTTTGACAATAAGTGCTTTGAATATCACTGTCTAG ATCAAGCTAAGGCTGTGGAAACGACAAAGTTGAGGGATGTTTCCAGTAGATACCAACACGAAAGGATGTTTTGGGCAGCAACAATTAATGAATTAAGAAGAAATATTAAG AACTTGAAAGAGGGGCATTCTCAGCTTTCTCGTGAAGCCCGCCAACATGCAGATTCAATTCCTGAATTGAATAAGATGGCCACTGCAGTTCTAGCACTTG TTGCACAATGTAATGATCTTAAATTGAAGTACAATGAGGAGCAGGTGAAGAGGAAGCAGCTCTATAACCAAATTCAGGAAGCAAAAG GGAACATTAGGGTATTTTGTAGGTGTCGCCCATTGAATAAAGAGGAGGCATCGGCTGGTTATGCAACAGTTGTAGATTTCAGTGCATCCAGTGATGGAGAAATTGGGATACTTACCGGTCATTCCACAAAGAAGATATACAAATTTGATCGGGTTTACAGACAACATGATGATCAAG TTGATGTATTTGTGGATGCTTCACCTGTGGTGACTTCAGTGTTAGACGGGTACAATGTGTGTATATTTGCATATGGCCAAACTGGGACTGGGAAGACTTTCACAATGGAGGGAACTGAGCAGAATCGAGGAGTTAATTACAGAACTCTGGAGCAACTGTTTAAACTAGCTGAGGAAAGGAAAGAGACCTTCACATACAAATTATCTGTCAGTGTTCTTGAAATATACAACGAGCAAATAAGAGACTTGCTTTCCACCTCGCCCACAATGAAAAA ATTGGAGATAAGGCAAGCATCTGAAGGGTTTCATCGTGTCCCCGGGATTGTTGAAGCCAAGGTTAGGAACATTAAAGAAGTATGGGATGTTTTCCAAGCTGGAAAGAATGCAAGGGCTGTAGGATCAAATAATGTAAATGAGCACAGTAGCCGATCTCACTG TGTGGTTTGTGTAACGGTTGGagcaaataatttgataaatggTGAATACATCCAGAGCAAACTTTGGCTAGTGGATTTAGCAGGTAGTGAGAGGCTGGCGAAAACTGAGGCACAAGGTGACCGGCTGAAGGAAGCTCAGAACATCAACCGATCACTTTCAGCTCTTGGGGATGTCATATCTGCATTGGCATCCAAAAGCCACCACATACCATACAG AAACTCAAAGCTTACACACTTACTCCAAGATTCACTAG GGGGTGATTCCAAAACTTTGATGCTTGTGCAAATCAGCCCATCAGAGCAGGATTTTGGTGAGACTGTAAGTTCACTAAATTTTGCATCTCGGGTTCGAGGGGTTGAGTTGGGTCCTGCCAGAAAACAGATTGATATGGGTGAGATTCAAAAGATGAAATTGCTG CTCGACAAAGCAAAACAAGAATCCCGATCAAAAGATGAAGTTTTAAGGAAGTTACAGGAGGACTTTCATAATGTAGAAGACAAATTTAAAGACAAGGACCAGATTTGCAGAAGCCAACAGCAAAATCTTAAGGAACTAGAAAGCCAGCTTGAGTCAAAAACTGGTTTATGCAAACAAATGGAGAAACAACTTCTGCAACTCTCACAAGGAGTGCAGGAGAAGGAAGACATTTTATGGAATCTTCAGCAAATG GTTAATGAGCTGGAGGACAAGCTAAGAGAACGCAAGCATGAGGATTTCAAGGCTCTACGTCATAAG ATCGTGGAGCTTGAGCACAAATTGGCAAAAAGAACACAGGAGTTTGAGCTTGAGACAGTTGTACTTCAAGAAAAG GTTGTGAAACTtgaaaacaagttgagattGCAGAGTGGCAACACAGAATCTCAGTTATTTCATGAAAAG GTCAATGAAGCATGGGAGATTGTGCCGCCATTACTTTCTTCCGAAAAGCTGAAAGCCAGCCCTAACGAGCACAAGAACAAGACCCCATCACTTCCCGATCAACGTTTAGAAAAGGACTCCCGCAGTTTGGGAAGCCTAAAATCCAATAACTCTTTGTTAAACCAAGGGTCCGTCCTGCTTAAGAGGACCGACTCCCTAAGAGAGTTGAGGCGAAAACACGATCTACAAAGCAGCCGGGGAATTGAAAACAGTAATTTCATGTCGTCTTCCAGTGCCAGCTCTATCCAGAAGAAGTTAATGGTACCTTCGGAATCAACGAGGCAGGCCAGGCATATTGATCCCTCTAAGGCATTGGCAAGAGCTGCAAGAACTACAAAACCATTTGCTAGTAGTGCACCAAGGTTGTTTCCCAGCAAACAAGGCCAAGGAACAGCCAAGGAGAAGAAGGATGACAAGAGTGCAAGAGCTTGGATGAGATAA
- the LOC127808108 gene encoding kinesin-like protein KIN-14R isoform X1: MEPQTQSDEDVLLDPLNKPSSDDDDEADVADSILCIPGSKLVWRGFKGSDFTGNIVKFVNAGGGAINELGDSAISIMPDTSFEGGDVLRTDETIIDGCDLAQLYQSARFGNFCYRFDNFPTGDYFVDLHFSEIVNTNGPKGIRVFDVFMQEEKVVSDLDIYSIVGANKPLQLVDVRVTVGEDGVIAVRFEGVNGNPVVSGICIKEAPKIFASQVGQVGLVCKNCAAEIEVTPAQNKDIRKRSVAKYEKKILQLSTQCQVKTNECYEAWMSLTAANEELQKVRMEFDNKCFEYHCLDQAKAVETTKLRDVSSRYQHERMFWAATINELRRNIKNLKEGHSQLSREARQHADSIPELNKMATAVLALVAQCNDLKLKYNEEQVKRKQLYNQIQEAKGNIRVFCRCRPLNKEEASAGYATVVDFSASSDGEIGILTGHSTKKIYKFDRVYRQHDDQVDVFVDASPVVTSVLDGYNVCIFAYGQTGTGKTFTMEGTEQNRGVNYRTLEQLFKLAEERKETFTYKLSVSVLEIYNEQIRDLLSTSPTMKKLEIRQASEGFHRVPGIVEAKVRNIKEVWDVFQAGKNARAVGSNNVNEHSSRSHCVVCVTVGANNLINGEYIQSKLWLVDLAGSERLAKTEAQGDRLKEAQNINRSLSALGDVISALASKSHHIPYRNSKLTHLLQDSLGGDSKTLMLVQISPSEQDFGETVSSLNFASRVRGVELGPARKQIDMGEIQKMKLLLDKAKQESRSKDEVLRKLQEDFHNVEDKFKDKDQICRSQQQNLKELESQLESKTGLCKQMEKQLLQLSQGVQEKEDILWNLQQMVNELEDKLRERKHEDFKALRHKIVELEHKLAKRTQEFELETVVLQEKVVKLENKLRLQSGNTESQLFHEKVNEAWEIVPPLLSSEKLKASPNEHKNKTPSLPDQRLEKDSRSLGSLKSNNSLLNQGSVLLKRTDSLRELRRKHDLQSSRGIENSNFMSSSSASSIQKKLMVPSESTRQARHIDPSKALARAARTTKPFASSAPRLFPSKQGQGTAKEKKDDKSARAWMR; the protein is encoded by the exons ATGGAACCACAGACTCAAAGCGACGAAGACGTGCTTCTGGATCCCCTGAATAAACCTTCTTCCGACGATGACGACGAGGCGGATGTGGCGGATTCCATTTTGTGTATTCCGGGCTCGAAATTGGTCTGGAGAGGATTTAAGGGAAGCGATTTCACAG GGAACATCGTGAAGTTTGTGAATGCTGGGGGTGGGGCAATAAATGAACTAGGAGATTCAGCTATTTCCATCATGCCGGATACGTCCTTTGAAGGAGGGGATGTCTTAAGAACTGATGAAACTATAATTGATGGCTGCGATTTAGCACAGCTTTACCAGTCTGCTCGGTTTGGAAACTTCTGTTACCGGTTTGACAACTTCCCAACAGGAGACTATTTTGTTGACCTTCATTTTTCAGAAATAGTAAACACAAATGGGCCTAAAGGGATTCGGGTCTTTGATGTTTTTATGCAGGAAGAGAAG GTTGTATCAGACCTTGATATATATTCAATTGTGGGAGCCAATAAGCCATTACAGTTGGTAGATGTTAGAGTTACTGTAGGGGAAGATGGGGTGATTGCAGTAAGGTTTGAAGGAGTTAATGGAAATCCAGTTGTTAGTGGAATTTGTATCAAGGAAGCGCCAAAAATATTTG CTTCTCAGGTGGGGCAAGTTGGTCTTGTCTGTAAAAATTGTGCTGCTGAGATAGAAGTAACGCCGGCTCAG AATAAAGATATCAGAAAGAGATCAGTGGCAAAGTATGAAAAGAAGATACTGCAACTGAGCACCCAATGCCAGGTCAAGACAAATGAATGCTATGAGGCCTGGATGTCTCTGACCGCTGCAAATGAGGAGCTACAGAAGGTCAGAATGGAGTTTGACAATAAGTGCTTTGAATATCACTGTCTAG ATCAAGCTAAGGCTGTGGAAACGACAAAGTTGAGGGATGTTTCCAGTAGATACCAACACGAAAGGATGTTTTGGGCAGCAACAATTAATGAATTAAGAAGAAATATTAAG AACTTGAAAGAGGGGCATTCTCAGCTTTCTCGTGAAGCCCGCCAACATGCAGATTCAATTCCTGAATTGAATAAGATGGCCACTGCAGTTCTAGCACTTG TTGCACAATGTAATGATCTTAAATTGAAGTACAATGAGGAGCAGGTGAAGAGGAAGCAGCTCTATAACCAAATTCAGGAAGCAAAAG GGAACATTAGGGTATTTTGTAGGTGTCGCCCATTGAATAAAGAGGAGGCATCGGCTGGTTATGCAACAGTTGTAGATTTCAGTGCATCCAGTGATGGAGAAATTGGGATACTTACCGGTCATTCCACAAAGAAGATATACAAATTTGATCGGGTTTACAGACAACATGATGATCAAG TTGATGTATTTGTGGATGCTTCACCTGTGGTGACTTCAGTGTTAGACGGGTACAATGTGTGTATATTTGCATATGGCCAAACTGGGACTGGGAAGACTTTCACAATGGAGGGAACTGAGCAGAATCGAGGAGTTAATTACAGAACTCTGGAGCAACTGTTTAAACTAGCTGAGGAAAGGAAAGAGACCTTCACATACAAATTATCTGTCAGTGTTCTTGAAATATACAACGAGCAAATAAGAGACTTGCTTTCCACCTCGCCCACAATGAAAAA ATTGGAGATAAGGCAAGCATCTGAAGGGTTTCATCGTGTCCCCGGGATTGTTGAAGCCAAGGTTAGGAACATTAAAGAAGTATGGGATGTTTTCCAAGCTGGAAAGAATGCAAGGGCTGTAGGATCAAATAATGTAAATGAGCACAGTAGCCGATCTCACTG TGTGGTTTGTGTAACGGTTGGagcaaataatttgataaatggTGAATACATCCAGAGCAAACTTTGGCTAGTGGATTTAGCAGGTAGTGAGAGGCTGGCGAAAACTGAGGCACAAGGTGACCGGCTGAAGGAAGCTCAGAACATCAACCGATCACTTTCAGCTCTTGGGGATGTCATATCTGCATTGGCATCCAAAAGCCACCACATACCATACAG AAACTCAAAGCTTACACACTTACTCCAAGATTCACTAG GGGGTGATTCCAAAACTTTGATGCTTGTGCAAATCAGCCCATCAGAGCAGGATTTTGGTGAGACTGTAAGTTCACTAAATTTTGCATCTCGGGTTCGAGGGGTTGAGTTGGGTCCTGCCAGAAAACAGATTGATATGGGTGAGATTCAAAAGATGAAATTGCTG CTCGACAAAGCAAAACAAGAATCCCGATCAAAAGATGAAGTTTTAAGGAAGTTACAGGAGGACTTTCATAATGTAGAAGACAAATTTAAAGACAAGGACCAGATTTGCAGAAGCCAACAGCAAAATCTTAAGGAACTAGAAAGCCAGCTTGAGTCAAAAACTGGTTTATGCAAACAAATGGAGAAACAACTTCTGCAACTCTCACAAGGAGTGCAGGAGAAGGAAGACATTTTATGGAATCTTCAGCAAATG GTTAATGAGCTGGAGGACAAGCTAAGAGAACGCAAGCATGAGGATTTCAAGGCTCTACGTCATAAG ATCGTGGAGCTTGAGCACAAATTGGCAAAAAGAACACAGGAGTTTGAGCTTGAGACAGTTGTACTTCAAGAAAAG GTTGTGAAACTtgaaaacaagttgagattGCAGAGTGGCAACACAGAATCTCAGTTATTTCATGAAAAG GTCAATGAAGCATGGGAGATTGTGCCGCCATTACTTTCTTCCGAAAAGCTGAAAGCCAGCCCTAACGAGCACAAGAACAAGACCCCATCACTTCCCGATCAACGTTTAGAAAAGGACTCCCGCAGTTTGGGAAGCCTAAAATCCAATAACTCTTTGTTAAACCAAGGGTCCGTCCTGCTTAAGAGGACCGACTCCCTAAGAGAGTTGAGGCGAAAACACGATCTACAAAGCAGCCGGGGAATTGAAAACAGTAATTTCATGTCGTCTTCCAGTGCCAGCTCTATCCAGAAGAAGTTAATGGTACCTTCGGAATCAACGAGGCAGGCCAGGCATATTGATCCCTCTAAGGCATTGGCAAGAGCTGCAAGAACTACAAAACCATTTGCTAGTAGTGCACCAAGGTTGTTTCCCAGCAAACAAGGCCAAGGAACAGCCAAGGAGAAGAAGGATGACAAGAGTGCAAGAGCTTGGATGAGATAA